In one window of Branchiostoma lanceolatum isolate klBraLanc5 chromosome 15, klBraLanc5.hap2, whole genome shotgun sequence DNA:
- the LOC136449364 gene encoding protocadherin Fat 4-like, producing the protein MDPWGTPDNTAVASPRPIHIPSSDSVTENSINITWTDADGAKDSYNISISPADGDNPTGSVDDEDPLWYTFSGLTAGTSYTISVKTISAVAPARNVSIIEATESNITVTWAAAAGPKDSYIIGISPADGDNPSGSVDDGDPLEYTFTGLTPGTLYTISVRTNSSWMLSVAMIMTQRTKPNPPGTITTDIVSASIVTWEPSTGGVVSGYQVIYTTEDGSPHHTRTVNNGTIATAIPVALTTGTLYTLEVYAFSDDGGYRTESERKILTVVANTAPTPLLQTCVTNSQMFNVLEEATGVTTYTLLIPDSTTCQNCSIVYGETTCFIDDAYNVSSYVVANSSSTTSCNLIITSPIDRETTPSVRFAVSWSRTVYNNGFIVHEDCGSIPVELLVVDVNDNPPVFGTDTTKTLYIRDQTPVKTILAVASAQDADTGINADIKYNIPSLTASENFEVDSDGVVTTRRELTQMLLRQSGLLLDEKVEVVVMATDGVHNTTTTLSFTFLDPGGVNTSASTYEVSLLEEEPVGTVVINLRDQRTFDNDNIIYSFSHTAKGFALNSSSGEVTTAEVLDREEEDVYELTISVSDPGGCYASCGYKTLR; encoded by the exons ATGGATCCCTGGGGGACACCTGACAACACAG CTGTAGCCTCGCCACGACCCATCCACATCCCATCATCTGATAGCGTGACAGAGAATAGCATCAACATCACCTGGACAGATGCAGATGGGGCCAAAGACAGCTACAACATCAGCATCTCTCCTGCTGATGGTGACAACCCTACAGGAAGCGTGGATGATGAAGACCCACTGTGGTACACCTTTAGTGGTCTCACAGCAGGAACCTCGTACACTATCAGTGTCAAAACTATCAGTG CTGTAGCCCCAGCAAGAAATGTAAGCATCATTGAAGCAACAGAAAGCAACATCACCGTCACCTGGGCAGCTGCAGCTGGTCCCAAGGACAGCTACATTATTGGAATCTCTCCCGCTGATGGTGACAACCCTTCTGGAAGTGTGGACGATGGGGACCCTCTAGAGTATACCTTTACTGGCCTGACACCGGGAACCCTGTACACCATCAGTGTCAGAACTAACAGTAGTTGGATGCTCAGTGTGGCAATGATAATGACACAAAGGACAA AGCCAAATCCTCCGGGTACCATCACGACAGACATAGTCTCAGCAAGCATCGTGACCTGGGAACCTTCTACTGGGGGTGTGGTCTCTGGATATCAAGTCATTTACACAACAGAGGATGGTAGTCCACACCACACCAGGACGGTTAACAATGGAACAATCGCAACTGCTATACCAGTTGCCCTGACCACTGGTACACTGTATACACTCGAAGTGTATGCATTTAGTGACGATGGCGGCTACAGGACAGAGAGTGAGAGGAAAATCCTTACAGTTGTAGCAA ACACAGCACCAACTCCTCTGCTGCAAACCTGCGTAACTAACTCCCAGATGTTCAACGTGCTAGAAGAAGCAACTGGCGTTACAACTTACACCTTGCTGATTCCCGACTCTACGACCTGTCAGAACTGTTCCATTGTCTATGGGGAGACCACCTGCTTCATTGATGATGCTTACAATGTTTCATCATACGTAGTGGCCAACTCGTCTTCCACTACGTCATGCAACCTGATCATCACCTCTCCCATTGACAGAGAAACAACCCCGAGTGTTAGATTCGCAGTCAGTTGGAGCAGGACGGTTTACAACAATGGCTTCATCGTTCATGAGGACTGCGGCAGCATACCAGTCGAACTCTTGGTGGTCGATGTGAACGACAACCCTCCAGTGTTCGGAACAGATACCACAAAGACGCTGTACATTCGGGATCAAACGCCCGTAAAGACAATTCTTGCCGTTGCGTCAGCTCAAGATGCTGATACAGGCATAAACGCAGACATAAAATACAACATCCCATCTCTCACGGCATCGGAGAATTTTGAAGTCGACAGTGATGGCGTCGTGACCACAAGGCGTGAGTTAACACAAATGTTACTGAGGCAGTCTGGACTTCTGTTGGATGAGAAAGTGGAGGTCGTCGTTATGGCAACTGATGgagtacacaacacaacaacaacactttcGTTCACATTTCTGGACCCTGGTGGAGTAAACACCAGCGCAAG CACATATGAAGTATCATTGCTGGAGGAGGAGCCAGTCGGCACTGTTGTCATCAACCTTCGGGACCAGCGGACAtttgacaatgacaacatcatcTACAGCTTCAGCCATACAGCAAAGGGTTTTGCGTTAAACTCATCTTCG GGAGAGGTTACCACAGCAGAAGTTCTGGATAGGGAGGAAGAAGATGTGTACGAACTAACCATCTCTGTATCCGATCCCGGTGGATGTTACGCGTCG